gatttgaattttgaatagcAGTGAGATTAATATTACTGTACTTCATTTTACACTAAATGGGTTGGTCAGGAACGTTTCTATTTCATATctcttgttttaaataaaattgcaaattcACATTCCTCACATCAGACACTATTTTCAAATACAAAGCAACTTAAAAGCAGACATTgctaatttaaaagtaaaactaaataagCGTAAGTACTTCTATAATAACCAAAGCTTTTGGAACAACAATAGTATAACATTACGCCTCTATCTCACTAAGTGATAGGCAGAGAACCTCTTTAATCATATTGCTCGTCTTTATAAAATTGCTAAACGAAATTGTACCTTATTAAAACTGTATTAAAGGTTTCGAGGTATCCTCTTTCTGTTTGCTCAGTTTGGCCCGCCATTCGCTTCTGTCTGCTAGTATTTTACGTCCGTAGGCTGTGTGGATGTCACGGAACGGGACCCTTTTGCGAGGCATGTCCGGTCTTAGGTTCTCTTTGTCTggaaaataagattttattattgttaagaaCTGTTTTAAATCAGTTACGATTTAAATCGCGTCTTCGCCTGAAGATTGGTAGACATTATTAACGGGAAAGGATCTCAAATTAAAACGAATGAGTGCACTATTCATTAAACACTGAATAAActagtagataataaaatacttacgatGTCTACTGCCCTGTACAGCTTTACTCTCTCCATCCGGGACTCTGTTGAAAGGGTTGTACCTCTGCCCTCTCGGAGGTACTTTGGGTTCCTCTTCTGGAGGCGTTATTGTTACCAGTGCTGCTTCAGCTGCTGCTTCCGCTGAAAGTTACAATTGATAAGAGTTACTTAAGAGACAAATCTAGGTTTAACTCCACAGATCCTGGTTTTAtaggaatttatcaaaataaaactagccaataatttaactttcaatagataaaagatttaaaaataagcaCAGTAGGAACCTATCAGACACAAACAAAGTTTTAGTATATTCTTCTATTATAGAGAATCACTATCAAAGTTACTATTATCTTCTATTATAGAGAATCACTATTAACAACAGCCTGTAAGAGTCCACTGCTAGACTTTAGGCCTTCTCTTCATCATTGTCATCACCTTGGAGAAAACTACTGAACTATGAGTTTCCACTACAGAAGAGatattgttaataattaatcGCCATGCTATGAATACCATGGAGATTATGATTTCATAGAAATCATAGTTTAAAAGGAACATAAAGAATAATCAATAGAAAACTTATTATATTACCTTGTGCCTCATCCAACTGCCTCTGCAGATCAGATACCATGAGCTTCATATAGTCGTAACTGGCGCAGGCGAGGGCTTTCATCCAAGCCTCCATGGAGGCCTGCGAGTTGGTGCACAAGTAGTAAGTGCGCCCACCCTCACACTGGAATGATATCTTGAAACTGTATGCTTCTTCTTCCGTTAACTCTGTAAAAATAGGAACAATTATTATGTCTTTTACTGAAATTTACTGAAATGTAAAGGTCCACATGTTAAATCTAACTATTCTAGATCTGTTGTTTTATGATATACACCTTTATAAGATTATCCATATTATTATCACTATAATCAAATTATgatgaattttgttttacatcACTACATGATTTATAGATACAATTATATTAGATTCAAACAGTACAACAAAATAGGATTAAAGATAGTTACTTTGTTAtatcttaaaaacaaatacctacagAATCAAATGTTTTTCTAATATATTGGAATAATAACACTAATCGCTAGTCAGGCTACAGTAGATTTAATTTGTTTGGTCCTTGTTACCATGGTAACCACCATCAAGTAAAAGGTACTGCagtaataatttacatacataatctatactaatattataaagctgaagagtttgtttgtttgtttgtttgtttgtttgaatgcgctaatctccggaactactggtccgatttgaatcattctttttgtgttgggtagtccatttatcgaggacggctataggctataaaacatcaccctataactattaggagcgaagaaataaaggaatatgtggacaaaacgggggaaattattaattcttgagggcttccgttgcgtgcgctgcgaaaatggttcaagatacgaaaattatatgtatgaaagaatgattcctcttaaaatgatctaaaaaaaagtccgcgacagtatatgtctatcttttagtattaacttactagaatcgtttttatggtaatcaaactgggtcgaaattaatgcattatttgttaagagttgtattaacgaaaaaatattaatctttatcgaaataaatgtgttattcattaagagtatttaattgtgaacaaaattgtctttgacatcactaaacttcaataaacatcttagaagatattataattttaaaataactccgatataaaattcacccgcgccgcatgatgtgcgaaacacgacgctgccaggaggagaggcattgtttgcgaacgacgcggagcctggtgtaactatactcaaaaaaattatagtcttactaacgaagtaaaacatttattgatcattgaccattgaaagcgtttgtttacagcgtagaatggcaaaaaagcggtttacactttattgtggctgtctaacaaagtacaaccagattctacgtatagtgcaataatatcggctgaaacatttgacaaacaaaaaaatccaattcttcaatttattgtcataaaaatatgatagggtataaaaatatggtccttaaggatttcataaccttgcgtcaccatgtatgaaagaaaacatttgttctagaaagtactctttatttatttttttgaggggggaaaatcatccgttggtaAAAATCACCCccttctgatttgagccggggccccggtaatcttttacgttgtctgcagcaccggatcgggcatcaaccTTATTGGATCTGGGTGTGTGGGTGTATctgggtgtttcctcccgccgaattcgaaacaggtaccaaccgaaacttccgtgtccggtaagcacatgcgtcaggcggtaggtgaggacgccgtgtcgcctctcaagccactctttaaagaggggacttactactgctataacgcgtatgtagcgagcccatctaaaaagtaccctaggaattttatttctgaaacacaaacctgggtggcggttacccaacctataggcgcaggtttccggaaaacagtggaaacgagtgtggattgttccttataatcataatccagtgctatcacgaatttttaatgcacaaattaaccgtgggtaacagctatacataatttatgaagctgagaaagttgtttgcaaaaataaatataatgcctaaaataactattccacgcggacgaagtcgcgggcacagctagtaatataaataaactaataatcaGTATTTCTATATTTACATACCACTTAGCATTACATATAGAGGCACAAGGGCACTGTGATAAGTATAAAATTATAGATAaggatttatataattataaattaatcatagACATACCTAACTACACATGTGGgtgtttaaaatagtttttcctTGAAACGAAAGTCAAGTACTCACTATagagatataaataatatcaatatcactGTGTTATTTACACTCATTTAGAATCAGGAAAAGTCACTTAGATGCAAGTCGATGAATATTcaatatgattaattttatagctAATATTGAGTACAACACATAAAGTATATTCCTACCTATGGTACACCCTTCCAGAATGATCACGCCGACAGGTTCCTTGTCCCCTTTCTTGTCGAAGTAGAATAGAA
This window of the Spodoptera frugiperda isolate SF20-4 chromosome 23, AGI-APGP_CSIRO_Sfru_2.0, whole genome shotgun sequence genome carries:
- the LOC118267163 gene encoding sesquipedalian-1, coding for MTMKINEKNLCAFASSATPVDRDGWLDMRGEVGKSYQKRWFVLKGNLLFYFDKKGDKEPVGVIILEGCTIELTEEEAYSFKISFQCEGGRTYYLCTNSQASMEAWMKALACASYDYMKLMVSDLQRQLDEAQAEAAAEAALVTITPPEEEPKVPPRGQRYNPFNRVPDGESKAVQGSRHHKENLRPDMPRKRVPFRDIHTAYGRKILADRSEWRAKLSKQKEDTSKPLIQF